The Rhizoctonia solani chromosome 4, complete sequence genome contains a region encoding:
- a CDS encoding short chain dehydrogenase: MSTQAPICVVAGVGNGSGTGAAAARAFAKKGYSVALIARNPEHLKSIADEMRANGSDATGFPVTSYTYENIHGVFDEIKKHWPNREIRVAVWNVAHNVRRPFLEITEQIVQDSVQTNIVAAFAFARESILAFKDLELNKHGKRGALIFTSATAAWRGNTTTSAFSAGKHGERALAQSLNKEFGPQNIHVSNVIIDGPILNGRLEKLTTDKSLLANEDLRLDPTSIAASYVYLAHQDRTAWTFELDLRPAHEKW; this comes from the exons ATGTCAACTCAAGCACCGATCTGTGTAGTTGCCGGTGTAGGGAACGGCTCCG GCACTGGTGCGGCTGCCGC CCGCGCATTCGCAAAAAAGGGCTATTCAGTTGCGTTGATTGCTCGCAACCCTGAGCACTTGAAGAGCATTGCTGACGAAATGCGTGCCAACGGGAGTGAT GCTACAGGGTTTCCAGTGACGAGCTACACTTATGAGAATATCCATGGGGTTTTTGACGAAATCAAAAAACACTGGCCGAATAGAGAGATACGCGTGGCCGTTTGGAACGTTGCCCACAACGTCAGACGCCCCTTTCTTGAAATCACAGAACAAATAGTGCAAGACAGCGTTC AGACCAATATTGTCGCCGCTTTTGCATTTGCAAGAGAGTCTATTCTTGCATTCAAAGACCTCGA ACTGAACAAGCACGGCAAACGAGGCGCGCTCATCTTCACATCTGCAACCGCAGCTTGGCGTGGTAATACGACGACGTCAGCGTTCTCCGCAGGGAAGCACGGTGAACGCGCACTAGCTCAGTCGCTGAACAAGGAATTTGGACCTCAAAACATCCAC GTTTCAAATGTAATTATTGACGGTCCGATTCTAAATGGTCGTTTGGAAAAATTGACGACTGACAAGTCGCTCCTGGCGAATGAGGACTTGCGTTTGGATCCTACGAGCATTGCGGCA AGCTATGTGTATCTTGCCCATCAAGACAGGACTGCATGGACTTTTGAACTTGACC TTCGTCCCGCACATGAGAAGTGGTAA